The sequence CGCGGCCCGAGGTCCGAGTCCGCAACGCCAAGGGCGGCGTCGAGGTCGTGCAAGAGGCCGAAGCGCAGACCGTGCAGACGCGCTACACGCCGACGCGCGATCGGGTCCGCGATCGGGATCGCGATGTCTTCGAACGTCACGCCGCGTCGATCGACGATCCGGACGCCGACGACGATCAACAATCCGAGATCGTACGCATCTTCCCGTACGGCGTCAGCCGCAGCAAGATCGAGCGTGCTATCGGCAGCCTACGGGTGCCCGCGATGATCGCGCGCAAGTGGGACGATGCCGACGTCGTCCTCACGCTCAAAGCGCTCGAACGCCGCGACAGCGGCAAGCTGCGCGAGATCGCCGCGCAGAACATCCCGATCTATGCGCTGAAGACGAACACGACGGCGCAGATCCAATCGTGTCTGAAAGACCTCTACGACTTGCCGTCGGTCGACGAAGAGGAGCTCGCGCTCCGCGAAGCCGAGGAAGCGGTCTACAAAGTGATGCTCCATCACAAACCGGTCGAGCTGTCGCCGCAGTCGTCGTACATCCGACGGCTCCAGCATCAGCTCGCCGAGAAGTACCGCCTCGAATCGCGCTCGACCGGCACCGAGCCGAACCGGCGCGTTCGCGTCTTCAAGGAGCCCGCCCAATAGACGGCGGGCTCTTCGTCACCTTCGAAGGCGTCGAGGGCGCAGGCAAGTCGACGCAGGTCCGGCTCCTTCACGAATACCTGTCGAACACGAACATCCCGTTCGTGTTCACGCGCGAACCTGGCGGCACGCCGCTCGGCGAGAAGCTCCGGACGCTGCTCATCGATCCGCTACATCAGATGTCGGCGGAAGCCGAGGCGCTCATCCTCTCCGCATCGCGCGCGGAACTCGTCGACAAGGTCATCGAGCCGGCGCTGCGCGAGAACCGGCTCGTCGTCTGCGATCGCTTCTGGGATGCGACGATCGCCTACCAAGGCTACGGCCGCGGGTTACCCGTCGACACGCTCGTCCGTCTCACGATGTTCGCAGCGCGCGGAATCGAGCCGGACCTGACGTTCTTGCTCGACGTCCCCGTTCGCGTGTCGCAAGAGCGCATCCGCGGCAGGCTCGGCTTTGCCGATCGCCTCGAGCAAGAATCGATCGATTTTCACGAGCGGGTCGCGCTCGGCTATCGCGAGCTTGCGGCGGCGGCGCCGCACCGCTTCATCGTCGTCGATGGGCGCCGCCCGGAAGACGAGATCGCGGTCGAGCTGCGCCAGCAGGTCATCGCCCGCTGGAAACGCTGACCATTGAGGAAAGGGAGCGGTCGAGATTTATCTCGACCGCCGCGGCCTAGCTATTCTATAGTTTGCGTGCGCTTTTAGGTTGCCGCCGTGGAATCCGGACCGAGCCGCGTGCGAGGCCGCGATTTGCTCGCAGGCATCACACCGTTGCCATTTAAATGCCGTCGGTGAGCCGGACAGGGGTCCGGTCGGCTATCATTGCATCGAGGAGACCACACATGCGTCGATTTTCGACTTCGTTGATTTTGGCGTTGCTCGCGACGTTTGCGCTCGCCTGCACCGCCCGCGCCGATGACAACGCACCCGCCGACTACACGAAGTGGATCGCGGGCAAGACGCCGCAACTCGGCCTGTTCACGATTTGGCGCGACGGCGGGAAGGTCTACCTCGAAGCCTCGAGCGCTCAGCTCGACAAGGACTTCATCGAACAGGCGCTGCCGGTGAGCGGTCTCGGCGGCTGGGATATCACGCCGGGCAATCCGTACTTCGACCTCGCGCGCGTCATCCGGTTCTCGCGCGAGGACGACAAGATCTCGATCACCTGGCCGAACACGTCGTTCGTCGCGCCGGCGAACGCGGCCGCGCAACGCGCTATCGATGCGACGTTCGCGGCGTCCGTCGCCGCGGTGGCGCCGATCGTCGCCGAGGACGCCACGGGCCAGCACATCGTCTTCGATGCATCGCCGCTTCTCGGCGACCTGAGCGACTTCACCGACGGCATCAACTTCTCGATCGGCATCACCGATCCGCAGGCTAAGTACGGGCTCGACTCCGATCGCACGTATTTCGGCCCGACGAAGGCGTTTGCGGACAACGACATCATCGAGGTCGATCAGACGTTCGCTTCGCTGCAGCCGCCGTCGTCGGTCGACAACGTGCCCGACCCGCGGAGCATCCAGCTGAAGCTCGACTACAACATCGCAGCCGCGCCCGACGACGGTTACGTGCCGCGCATCGCGGACGAGCGCGTCGGCTTCTATCCGAACATCCAGCTCCAATACGGCAACGACGCGGTCGACGGGCGCCAAGTGCGCTACATCATGCGCTGGAACTTCGCGCCGGCCGATCCGACGAGGCCGTCGCAAGCGACGCACCCGATGGTGCTGTATCTGAGCAACACGATCCCGGCGCGCTACCACGACACGGTCCGCAGCGCGCTCCTTCAATGGAACAAGGCATTTACGGCGGCCGGAATCCTCGGTGCTATCCAAGTGAAGGATCAACCGGACGATCCCAGTTGGGATCCGGACGACATCCGGCACAACGTCGTGCGCTGGCTGACGGAGTCGAACAGCGGCGGTTTCGCGCAGGCGGGTTCGGTTTGGGATCCGAGGACCGGCGAGCTCATCCATACCGGCATCGTTCTCGATTCGGACCTCATGACGAACTCGTACGTCGACTGGCGCGACTACGCGGATCCGGCACGGGTCGATGGCGCGCAGGCGAGGACCGAGGCGGCATACGGACGCGGCATGCGCTTGCAGGCGGCGTTCGGTCGCACGGCGCTTGCCGAGATGGGGCTGATGAGCACGCCCGCCCAGCAAAACGCGTTCGACCAGCAATTCTTGCTCTCGATCGTGCTCCACGAGTCAGGGCACGAGATGGGCTTGCAGCACAACTTCATCGGCTCGGAGGCGTATACGGCTAAAGATCTGCAGAGCAAGGCCTTTACGTCGCGATACGGCGTCACGAGCTCGGTCATGGAGTATTCGCCACTCAACATCTGGCCGAAGGGCACGCCGCAAGGCGACTACTGGCAGACGACGCTCGGCCCGTACGACTACTACGTCATCCATTGGGGCTACGCGCACATCCCCGGTGCGAAGACTCCGCAAGACGAAGTGCCGACACTGAAGCGGTGGGCGTCGGTGTGGTCGAATCCGCGCTATTCGTTCGCGATGGACGAAGACGTGTCGTACTTCGACGCGCACGCGATCGACCCGCGCGTCAGCCACTGGGATCTGACGAACGACAACCTCGGCTGGTGCGGCACGCAGATGCAGCTGGCGGCGAAGATCATGAGCACGGTCGCGCAGCGTTACCCATCATCGGGGCAGGCGTTCGACTCGGCGCGCACCGCGTTCGGCGATATCCTCGGCCACGACACGACGTGCATCTATATGGTCGAGCACTACATCGGGGGCGAATACGTCAACCGTTCGCACGTCGGCGATCCCGGCTTCAACGGCGTTCCGCTTTCGAACGTCCGCCGTTCCGACGAGCAGCGCGCGTTCGGTCTGCTTGACCGCTATTTGTTCTCGGACCAGGCGTGGGATTATTCGCCGTCGCTGCTCCGCAAACTCGTCTACACCGAGTGGGTGACGGACTTCCCACAGCCGGTATGGGCGTACGCGCCGCAGCCGCGGCATGACATGCCGATCTCCGACATCGCGCTGGCGAATCAAGACGGGATTCTGCAACGCATGTTCCAGCCGCTCATGCTCGAGCGGCTCGACGATCTGTCGATGAAATATCCGGCTGGCGCGACGATGAGCCTAACCGATCTCTTCTCCTGGATGCAGCAAAGCGCGTTCGGCGACATGCAGACTAAGGGGTTGAGCTCGATCGGCGAGATCCATCGCAACCTTCAGCAGACCTATGCGCGGATGCTGGCGCAGATGGTGCTCCATCCGGCCGACGGCACGCCGTACGACGCCCAATCGCTCGCACGCGCGGAACTGAAGTCGATGCAAAGCGACGCCGTGACGGCGCTCAAGTCGCCGAAGCTCGACGCCGTGACGCGTGCGCATCTCGAGGCGCTATCCGATCTCGCAACGCAAACCCTCGACGCCCGTCAAGTCCTCAGTACCGGCAGCTAGCACAAGGCTGGGGAGCGGTCGAGATTTATCTCGACCGCCGCGGCCTCTCGAAAATGGATGGAGCGGTCGACCTTTACGGTCGACCGCCGCGGCCCTTGCATAGCGGTGGTGTAATGTAGTAGGCCGAACGCAGCTCGGCTAGTCCTCGCGCGTCATCGCCAGCTGCTGATGGTATCCCGTTGCTCAGCGGTAAGCGAGGAAAAAGCCAACTCGAAGAACATCTTGAGGGGTTCAGTAAGCTCTTCTCGGTATGGCGCCAAGAAAAAGAGCGCTCGGAACAGTTCGCCCTTCTTCCAATAGGACTTCGCAAAAAGCAGCGCTTGGTCCAAGCTCTGGTCGCGGAAACTCGTCATCTTTTTAGCCGCTTCGGCTTTGGATATCCGCTCCACGAAGTCGGTGTCATCGGCGACTATGCGGCCCCCGTATTTGTCGAAGTATGACCTTTGTAGGTCCAAGACCGCCTGAGCTTCCGCTTCGCCGAAAGCGCCGCGCAAAGTCGTAGCTCGACCGGTCAGGGCACTTGTGTATTCGAGGAGGTGCTGCGTATCGAAGACAGCGCCAGGCTCAGACAGCCGGCCGAACTCGATTGAGATCACGTGCGAAATCTGGCCGATGTAGATATTGACGAATAGATGGTCCGCCTCGAAGCGCACGCGGCTTCCGGCTCGCTCGACGCACTTGAATTTGGGGGGCAGCGCTGGACGGAACGTCGCGAAGGCAAGGTCGGGAAACCACAGCGGCGGCGAAAAATCCATGAATGCGTCTCAAAAGCCCCCAGTTGCCGCCGAGCTTCGCTCGGCCTACTACATTTCCTAAGTTGGGAGGCCGCGGCGGTCGAGATGAATCGCGACCGCTCCCTACGCTATTCGGCCCTTGAAGGCTGAGCCGGTGTTGATCGCGAGGACGCGTTCGCCGTCC comes from Candidatus Eremiobacteraceae bacterium and encodes:
- a CDS encoding zinc-dependent metalloprotease, which gives rise to MRRFSTSLILALLATFALACTARADDNAPADYTKWIAGKTPQLGLFTIWRDGGKVYLEASSAQLDKDFIEQALPVSGLGGWDITPGNPYFDLARVIRFSREDDKISITWPNTSFVAPANAAAQRAIDATFAASVAAVAPIVAEDATGQHIVFDASPLLGDLSDFTDGINFSIGITDPQAKYGLDSDRTYFGPTKAFADNDIIEVDQTFASLQPPSSVDNVPDPRSIQLKLDYNIAAAPDDGYVPRIADERVGFYPNIQLQYGNDAVDGRQVRYIMRWNFAPADPTRPSQATHPMVLYLSNTIPARYHDTVRSALLQWNKAFTAAGILGAIQVKDQPDDPSWDPDDIRHNVVRWLTESNSGGFAQAGSVWDPRTGELIHTGIVLDSDLMTNSYVDWRDYADPARVDGAQARTEAAYGRGMRLQAAFGRTALAEMGLMSTPAQQNAFDQQFLLSIVLHESGHEMGLQHNFIGSEAYTAKDLQSKAFTSRYGVTSSVMEYSPLNIWPKGTPQGDYWQTTLGPYDYYVIHWGYAHIPGAKTPQDEVPTLKRWASVWSNPRYSFAMDEDVSYFDAHAIDPRVSHWDLTNDNLGWCGTQMQLAAKIMSTVAQRYPSSGQAFDSARTAFGDILGHDTTCIYMVEHYIGGEYVNRSHVGDPGFNGVPLSNVRRSDEQRAFGLLDRYLFSDQAWDYSPSLLRKLVYTEWVTDFPQPVWAYAPQPRHDMPISDIALANQDGILQRMFQPLMLERLDDLSMKYPAGATMSLTDLFSWMQQSAFGDMQTKGLSSIGEIHRNLQQTYARMLAQMVLHPADGTPYDAQSLARAELKSMQSDAVTALKSPKLDAVTRAHLEALSDLATQTLDARQVLSTGS
- the tmk gene encoding dTMP kinase; translated protein: MDGGLFVTFEGVEGAGKSTQVRLLHEYLSNTNIPFVFTREPGGTPLGEKLRTLLIDPLHQMSAEAEALILSASRAELVDKVIEPALRENRLVVCDRFWDATIAYQGYGRGLPVDTLVRLTMFAARGIEPDLTFLLDVPVRVSQERIRGRLGFADRLEQESIDFHERVALGYRELAAAAPHRFIVVDGRRPEDEIAVELRQQVIARWKR